From Chloroflexota bacterium, the proteins below share one genomic window:
- a CDS encoding class I SAM-dependent methyltransferase, with protein MDEIARYNIARWQALAQANALFTRPYLNLDAASARARIDPDGWLGELTGKSVLCLAGGGGQQSACFSLLGAAVTVVDLSEEQLQKDRQAAAHYQVNLQTHQGDMRDLSFLDADCFDIVWQPYSINFVPDARQVFAQVARVLRRDGVYRFNCANPFVSGLTEHDWNGVGYPLKQPYLEGVAITYADSSWVYESGAAVPMPREYRHTLSTLINGLIEQGFVIRHVSDSTDFSPDANAAPGTWEHFTAIAPPWLTVWAVYRS; from the coding sequence ATGGATGAAATCGCGCGGTACAACATCGCACGTTGGCAGGCGCTCGCCCAAGCCAACGCGCTTTTCACGCGTCCGTATTTGAATCTGGACGCGGCTTCTGCGCGCGCCAGGATTGATCCCGATGGATGGTTGGGCGAGCTTACCGGCAAATCCGTCTTGTGTCTCGCCGGCGGCGGCGGGCAACAATCGGCTTGCTTCAGCTTGTTGGGTGCGGCGGTCACCGTCGTTGACCTGTCGGAAGAGCAATTGCAAAAGGATCGCCAAGCCGCCGCGCATTATCAAGTCAACCTCCAAACGCATCAAGGCGATATGCGCGATTTGTCATTCCTGGATGCCGATTGCTTTGACATCGTTTGGCAACCGTACTCGATCAACTTTGTGCCCGATGCGCGCCAGGTGTTCGCCCAGGTCGCGCGCGTCTTGCGGCGCGATGGCGTTTATCGTTTCAACTGCGCGAATCCATTCGTCAGTGGACTCACCGAGCATGATTGGAACGGCGTGGGCTATCCGCTGAAACAACCCTATCTTGAAGGCGTTGCAATCACTTATGCGGACTCGTCCTGGGTTTACGAATCGGGCGCGGCGGTTCCCATGCCGCGCGAATATCGGCACACCTTGAGCACGTTGATCAACGGATTGATCGAGCAAGGTTTCGTGATTCGCCACGTTTCGGACTCGACCGATTTCTCTCCCGATGCGAACGCCGCGCCCGGAACCTGGGAACACTTTACTGCGATTGCGCCACCCTGGCTAACTGTTTGGGCGGTCTATCGTTCGTAG
- a CDS encoding DJ-1/PfpI family protein has protein sequence MSKILCFISEDMADFEITLVLHKLKNIGRRDIVAVGYTLDPICSESGLRYLPDITLAEAFQLDHIQGLLIPGGPIHSQEPALTDIIRKLDAEKKLLAAICNGPQYLGRAGILTHRKFTTSCSPEKIAELQVSDPFPRQNYLDQRVVRDGHVITAQGRAFVDFAFEIFTYLHIYEANPQEQLRLFQDIVNRKT, from the coding sequence ATGAGCAAAATCCTATGTTTTATTTCTGAGGATATGGCTGATTTTGAAATTACGCTTGTGCTCCATAAATTAAAGAATATCGGTAGACGAGACATCGTCGCCGTTGGGTACACGCTTGATCCGATTTGTAGCGAGTCAGGATTACGGTATCTCCCGGATATCACTTTGGCAGAGGCATTCCAGCTTGACCATATCCAAGGTCTGCTCATCCCAGGCGGACCCATTCACTCTCAAGAACCGGCGCTGACGGACATTATCCGGAAACTGGATGCAGAGAAAAAATTACTCGCGGCAATTTGTAACGGTCCGCAATACTTGGGGCGCGCCGGCATTCTCACGCATCGCAAATTCACCACGTCGTGTTCTCCCGAAAAGATTGCTGAACTTCAAGTCAGTGATCCATTTCCCCGACAAAATTATCTTGACCAACGCGTCGTTCGAGATGGACATGTCATCACCGCACAAGGTCGGGCTTTTGTTGATTTTGCATTTGAGATTTTCACATATCTTCACATTTATGAAGCGAATCCACAGGAACAACTGCGCCTATTTCAGGATATCGTCAACAGGAAAACATGA